A region from the Sutcliffiella horikoshii genome encodes:
- a CDS encoding methyl-accepting chemotaxis protein: MKQLVKYKTRIAENVQHYLGKINLGTRLFILFITLMLASITAVGLVSYTKSKEMTIDSIENRLVREVELMGYIAEPLKFTYISDEAYFMQQLEVNIRAQRDTLKEDGILPEFFYISNNDIQPFKVSEDNLPSMTLNMVETMVSRKKGILKESIDGEEYTITYKEMKELDGIYGLIVPTKSYLSPVHDMGFFTLMVILGSVVLFTCITIIFVRTLTKPLSVLREAMREEREGNLRPAKNIKTSIPEIVSLTKSYNSMIHNMTQVLKEIKQTTKELEETGNHLGLSSEDSMVSTHQLISSINLVKEGAVQTASSSESSVQSIKEMKDIIGEMQNNMSRVFSSSNRMDESAEIGKKHMNTLITTIIQFEKDFEELSNTVKNVKDYSVSITGLVVLIKGIAEQTKLLALNATIEAARAGDAGKGFAVVANEVRNLAEQSTSAAEEITSSIGRMEDVTANAVNEFENMHDKIKDNLHTANLSKVTFDELMSEMEEVSENLTVINGDIKGWQEFLPNLESATDSLLSVSQETSASSEEMLSASENQVMQMEYTNEIGKKLNALSKSLSVIAARFEIGK, from the coding sequence ATGAAACAACTAGTAAAATATAAAACGCGAATTGCAGAGAATGTTCAACATTACCTAGGAAAAATAAACCTTGGGACTAGACTATTCATTCTCTTTATAACATTGATGTTAGCGTCAATAACGGCAGTGGGACTGGTTTCTTATACTAAATCTAAAGAAATGACCATTGATAGTATAGAAAATCGCCTTGTTAGAGAAGTAGAGCTTATGGGATACATTGCAGAACCTTTAAAGTTTACATACATCAGTGATGAAGCGTATTTTATGCAGCAGTTAGAGGTGAATATTCGCGCTCAAAGGGATACTTTGAAAGAAGATGGTATCCTTCCGGAGTTTTTTTACATATCCAATAACGACATTCAGCCATTCAAGGTAAGTGAAGATAATCTTCCGTCAATGACACTTAACATGGTGGAAACGATGGTCAGCAGAAAAAAAGGGATTTTAAAAGAATCCATTGACGGGGAGGAGTATACGATCACCTATAAAGAGATGAAAGAGCTGGATGGAATATATGGTTTAATTGTTCCGACTAAATCTTATTTAAGTCCTGTCCATGATATGGGTTTCTTCACGCTAATGGTCATTCTTGGTAGTGTTGTTCTTTTCACATGCATCACCATTATATTCGTTCGAACCTTAACCAAGCCTTTATCTGTTCTTAGGGAAGCGATGAGAGAAGAAAGAGAAGGGAATCTTAGGCCTGCAAAAAACATAAAAACATCCATACCAGAAATTGTGTCACTAACCAAAAGCTATAATTCAATGATTCATAATATGACTCAAGTGCTAAAAGAGATAAAGCAAACAACAAAAGAGTTAGAAGAGACAGGAAACCATCTTGGACTTTCATCAGAAGATTCCATGGTTTCCACTCATCAATTAATAAGTTCCATTAATTTGGTGAAAGAAGGGGCTGTGCAGACTGCTTCTAGTTCTGAGAGCAGTGTTCAAAGTATTAAAGAAATGAAAGACATTATTGGAGAAATGCAAAACAATATGTCACGGGTTTTTTCTAGTTCCAACAGAATGGATGAATCCGCAGAGATAGGAAAAAAACACATGAATACGCTCATCACGACGATTATACAATTTGAAAAGGATTTTGAAGAACTGTCCAACACGGTGAAAAATGTTAAAGACTATTCTGTATCCATTACCGGGTTAGTAGTGTTAATTAAAGGGATTGCCGAACAAACGAAACTATTGGCACTGAATGCAACCATTGAAGCAGCCCGTGCAGGTGATGCAGGTAAGGGATTTGCTGTTGTAGCTAACGAAGTAAGGAATCTTGCCGAACAATCAACATCTGCCGCAGAGGAGATTACGAGTTCCATCGGGCGTATGGAAGACGTAACTGCAAATGCAGTTAATGAATTTGAAAATATGCATGATAAGATTAAAGATAACTTACACACGGCAAACCTTTCTAAAGTCACTTTTGATGAGTTGATGTCTGAAATGGAAGAAGTGAGCGAGAACCTAACTGTCATTAATGGAGATATAAAAGGTTGGCAAGAGTTTTTACCGAATTTGGAGTCTGCTACTGACAGTTTGCTCTCCGTCTCCCAAGAAACCTCCGCAAGTTCAGAGGAAATGCTATCAGCCAGTGAAAATCAAGTCATGCAGATGGAATATACAAATGAAATAGGAAAGAAATTGAACGCCCTTTCTAAATCCCTTTCTGTCATTGCAGCAAGATTTGAAATTGGTAAATGA
- a CDS encoding sugar phosphate nucleotidyltransferase produces the protein MKAVILAGGKGTRLLPLTQKLPKPLVPLLNKPVMEYSIELLKEHGITEIIITLQYLSDKIRSYFGDGSQWGVQITYLQENLPLGTAGSVKNAEHLLDEPFLVISGDALTDFDLMAGVRYHMQKHSLFTIFTKEVKKPNKFGIVDTDEQGHIRRFVEKPQKDEEFSKVVNTGIYVVDPFVLCMMEKGKAYDFSKDIFPRLIKNGMSLYGYHANGYWKDIGSHEDYRQAQYDMLDKKVRVNIAAEEVLPNLWVGSNVKMEDNVTINRPAYIGNDSYLGDHVVIGKYTIIGKSSKITKDCELSRSIVWDDVTIEQTSPSSIRNVTIAPRYQISEGYKANTSVKVKNKKNISPVEAG, from the coding sequence ATGAAAGCAGTCATATTGGCTGGGGGGAAAGGTACCCGGCTGTTGCCGTTAACGCAAAAACTCCCAAAACCATTGGTGCCATTGCTAAATAAACCTGTCATGGAATATAGCATTGAACTCTTAAAAGAACATGGAATTACAGAAATCATCATCACCCTCCAATACTTGAGCGATAAAATCAGGAGCTACTTTGGAGATGGTTCCCAATGGGGCGTTCAAATAACCTATCTGCAGGAAAACCTTCCGCTCGGAACCGCCGGGAGCGTTAAAAATGCAGAGCACCTGCTTGATGAACCTTTTCTAGTTATAAGCGGGGATGCATTGACTGATTTCGATCTGATGGCCGGAGTGCGCTATCATATGCAAAAACATTCCCTATTCACTATTTTTACGAAGGAAGTCAAAAAGCCGAATAAGTTCGGAATTGTCGATACAGATGAACAAGGACATATCAGGAGATTTGTGGAAAAACCTCAGAAAGACGAAGAATTCAGTAAGGTCGTAAATACCGGTATATATGTGGTAGATCCGTTTGTGTTATGTATGATGGAAAAAGGAAAAGCGTACGATTTCAGCAAAGACATTTTTCCAAGGCTTATTAAAAACGGTATGAGCCTCTATGGATACCACGCTAATGGATATTGGAAGGATATTGGCAGTCATGAGGATTACCGGCAGGCACAATACGATATGCTCGATAAAAAAGTACGTGTCAATATAGCTGCAGAAGAGGTATTACCTAACTTATGGGTCGGTTCAAATGTAAAAATGGAAGACAATGTGACCATCAATCGGCCTGCTTATATCGGGAACGACTCTTATTTAGGAGATCATGTGGTGATTGGCAAGTACACCATCATCGGGAAGAGTTCCAAAATAACAAAGGACTGTGAGTTAAGCAGGAGCATTGTTTGGGATGATGTCACCATCGAGCAAACCTCTCCATCATCGATAAGAAATGTAACGATCGCTCCAAGGTATCAAATCAGCGAGGGATATAAAGCGAATACATCTGTGAAGGTCAAAAACAAAAAGAATATTAGCCCGGTAGAAGCAGGTTAA
- a CDS encoding endolytic transglycosylase MltG, which produces MRTNLRAFAIGILLATGVMGVAYSIVSAGATTLNEESVQAYAAENDLHLLSKEEYDELLPEVVPVEETKTEQKEEVKEESKNNEETKEEETEEAEEKEETNEPFEIVIPDGMATYEITALLAREGIIEDDKKFDAYLEDKNIATKVRSGTFTMKKGMSYEEAADVLIK; this is translated from the coding sequence ATGAGAACTAATCTTAGAGCTTTCGCAATCGGCATTCTCTTAGCTACAGGTGTAATGGGAGTTGCCTATTCTATTGTCAGCGCCGGAGCAACTACATTAAATGAAGAAAGTGTTCAGGCATACGCAGCAGAAAATGACCTTCATCTTTTGTCAAAGGAAGAGTATGACGAGTTATTGCCTGAAGTAGTACCGGTAGAGGAAACAAAGACAGAACAAAAAGAAGAAGTGAAAGAAGAGAGTAAGAACAACGAAGAAACAAAAGAAGAAGAGACAGAAGAAGCGGAAGAAAAAGAAGAAACGAATGAACCTTTTGAAATTGTAATTCCGGATGGAATGGCAACTTATGAAATCACCGCGTTACTCGCACGCGAAGGGATCATTGAGGATGACAAGAAGTTTGACGCTTACCTTGAAGACAAAAACATTGCCACCAAGGTCCGATCTGGTACGTTTACAATGAAAAAAGGCATGAGTTACGAAGAAGCCGCAGATGTATTGATAAAATAG
- a CDS encoding L-lactate dehydrogenase, which translates to MRNGISRVALIGTGFVGSSYAFALLNQGVTEELVLIDLNKEKSEGDAMDLNHGIAFAPTPTKIWYGDYKDCQDADIVVICAGANQKPGETRLDLVEKNTKIFKSIVDEVMGNGFDGIFLVATNPVDILTYATWKFSGLPKERVIGSGTILDTARFRYVLGDYFQVDARNVHAYIIGEHGDTELPVWSKADIGGKPILELMAKQEKYKEEDLNDLFVSVRDAAYHIIERKGATYYGIAMGLVRLTKAILQNENSILTVSAYLDGEYDSEDIYIGVPAIVNRNGIRDILELDLSDKETEQFQHSVKVLSEIKDKVF; encoded by the coding sequence ATGAGAAACGGAATTAGTCGTGTTGCTTTAATAGGAACAGGGTTTGTCGGGTCTAGTTATGCATTTGCCTTATTGAATCAAGGTGTGACAGAAGAGCTTGTATTGATCGATCTGAATAAGGAAAAATCAGAGGGCGATGCAATGGACTTGAATCATGGAATAGCATTTGCCCCAACACCAACGAAGATCTGGTATGGTGATTACAAAGATTGTCAGGATGCAGACATTGTGGTGATTTGTGCAGGTGCCAATCAAAAACCAGGTGAAACTAGATTGGATCTTGTCGAAAAGAATACGAAGATATTTAAGAGCATAGTAGATGAAGTGATGGGAAATGGGTTTGACGGCATTTTTCTTGTCGCAACGAATCCGGTGGATATCTTAACATACGCAACTTGGAAATTCTCAGGTCTGCCTAAAGAAAGGGTAATAGGATCTGGAACCATTCTTGATACAGCAAGATTTCGATATGTGCTCGGTGATTATTTTCAAGTGGATGCGCGTAATGTGCATGCTTATATCATTGGGGAACATGGAGATACGGAACTGCCTGTATGGAGTAAAGCCGATATTGGCGGAAAACCAATCTTAGAACTGATGGCAAAACAGGAAAAATACAAAGAGGAAGATTTAAATGATCTTTTTGTCAGTGTAAGAGATGCAGCCTACCATATTATTGAGAGAAAAGGTGCAACTTATTATGGAATTGCCATGGGGCTTGTACGGCTGACAAAAGCGATCCTTCAGAACGAAAACTCCATTTTGACCGTTTCTGCCTATTTGGATGGAGAGTATGATAGTGAGGATATTTACATCGGAGTTCCTGCTATCGTTAACCGAAACGGAATTAGAGACATACTTGAACTTGATTTGAGTGATAAAGAGACGGAGCAGTTTCAACACTCTGTTAAAGTTCTATCAGAAATAAAAGATAAAGTATTCTAA
- a CDS encoding DUF92 domain-containing protein, with protein sequence MTALLENEILLIVGIVALAWGGYKLKALAASGAVATFLVGIFIALGFKGYGLLLIGLFFVTSSLWSKYNRKQKEKITDMHEKGSQRDMVQVFANGGVPALIGILAYVFPADFWIYGFIASIAVANSDTWASEIGSLSKKRPFSIMKMETVEAGTSGAISVLGTLAAVAGSALISVASYFLWNEITIALVFVVTTMGVVGCFIDTFLGATVQSAYRCKVCGKHVEKKEHCQQQALLVKGRAWINNDVVNISSILIASVITVLILM encoded by the coding sequence ATGACTGCACTATTAGAAAATGAGATTCTATTAATAGTCGGGATTGTTGCGTTGGCTTGGGGAGGGTATAAACTAAAGGCATTGGCTGCGTCCGGTGCAGTAGCGACCTTCCTTGTTGGGATTTTTATTGCTTTAGGATTTAAAGGGTATGGTCTCCTATTGATTGGACTGTTTTTTGTGACCTCTAGTTTATGGAGCAAATACAACCGTAAGCAGAAGGAAAAGATAACGGATATGCATGAAAAGGGATCGCAACGTGATATGGTGCAAGTTTTCGCTAATGGTGGCGTGCCGGCCCTGATTGGAATTTTAGCATACGTGTTTCCGGCAGACTTTTGGATATACGGATTTATCGCCTCGATTGCCGTCGCAAATTCAGATACTTGGGCATCCGAGATAGGGTCACTAAGTAAGAAGCGACCATTCTCCATCATGAAAATGGAAACTGTGGAAGCAGGAACTTCCGGAGCTATTTCAGTACTAGGAACCTTAGCTGCAGTCGCTGGTTCTGCGTTAATCAGTGTTGCATCCTACTTTTTATGGAATGAAATAACTATAGCACTAGTTTTCGTCGTTACCACAATGGGAGTGGTTGGTTGCTTTATTGATACCTTTTTAGGGGCAACCGTGCAATCTGCCTACAGGTGTAAAGTGTGCGGAAAACACGTGGAAAAGAAGGAACACTGTCAACAACAAGCACTATTAGTAAAAGGAAGAGCTTGGATAAATAATGATGTTGTGAACATTTCATCCATATTAATAGCAAGTGTCATCACTGTCTTGATTCTAATGTAA
- a CDS encoding 5-formyltetrahydrofolate cyclo-ligase encodes MKEKSLLREEMKKILGGMDRSSHDMQSKEIQDRLFSSTEWQDAQTIAVTISRFPEVDTEAIITRAWDEEKKVAVPKCFPKDKSMHFYYLENFNQLESVYFRLKEPIVTEVEMCPKDKLELMLVPGLIFDEEGYRIGFGGGYFDRYLVDYTGYKVSLAFSQQMVKKVPTDHYDIPVHKIVTNEVVYDCTIRK; translated from the coding sequence ATGAAAGAGAAGAGTCTGTTAAGGGAAGAGATGAAAAAAATACTAGGGGGCATGGACAGATCAAGCCATGACATGCAGAGCAAAGAAATCCAGGATAGACTATTTTCTTCAACAGAATGGCAGGATGCACAAACAATTGCTGTGACCATTTCCCGCTTTCCGGAAGTGGACACAGAAGCCATCATCACGCGTGCATGGGACGAAGAGAAGAAAGTGGCCGTGCCGAAATGTTTCCCAAAGGATAAAAGCATGCACTTCTATTATTTAGAAAACTTCAACCAGCTAGAGTCCGTCTATTTTAGACTAAAAGAGCCCATCGTCACAGAAGTGGAAATGTGCCCGAAAGACAAGCTGGAATTAATGTTGGTTCCTGGTCTGATTTTTGATGAGGAAGGGTATCGAATCGGGTTTGGCGGTGGTTATTTCGACCGTTACCTGGTTGATTATACTGGCTACAAAGTATCATTGGCATTTTCACAGCAGATGGTTAAAAAAGTCCCGACCGATCATTATGATATCCCAGTACATAAAATTGTGACAAATGAGGTCGTGTATGACTGCACTATTAGAAAATGA
- a CDS encoding rhomboid family protein, which translates to MKQDILFWQLVQHFVVSKEYRILHISPDQNELWLENLTHKKAPIIRIYRHDLDWSTWLQRDIENASSHVVNFKQQLRKRRLHAFNIYVSSYPPVDDWEFRVEEPFENEKTELHSIVLHEGNTQNALNRISHVTGDEVTIKEDAELDDLGLYHLKQTVLNASSQRDKKERSLFQHGKPLFTYLFIFLHLVMFYLLETNGGSQNPETLVKYGAKYNPAILEGEWWRFFTPIVLHIGFLHLLLNTMAIFYLGAAVERIYGNIRFLGIYLFAGFAGSLASFVFTSSLSAGASGAIFGCFGALLFVGIIHPKLFFRTMGTNILVLIGINLAIGFTIPGIDNAGHIGGLIGGFLASAVVHLPNHKKFVQRILGLAVAAVLTYFLLQEGYNGENPTAQIKQAETLVQQEQYEEAYNLLINLEDRDEEFPEVLFYLSYIDIQEGKIEDAKNRLERLTTLQPSFHEAHYNLALVYLELNETEKASSSIDKAIELDSTVEAYNNLRTEIEGLE; encoded by the coding sequence TTGAAGCAAGATATCTTATTTTGGCAGCTTGTTCAACATTTCGTAGTAAGTAAAGAATATCGAATTTTACATATCTCTCCAGATCAAAACGAACTTTGGCTAGAAAACCTTACACATAAAAAAGCACCAATTATCAGAATCTATCGACATGATTTGGATTGGAGCACGTGGCTTCAACGTGATATTGAAAATGCATCCAGTCATGTCGTTAATTTCAAACAACAGTTGAGAAAACGCCGTTTACATGCGTTCAATATTTATGTTTCATCATACCCGCCGGTGGATGATTGGGAATTCAGGGTGGAAGAACCTTTTGAAAATGAAAAAACGGAGCTTCATTCTATCGTGCTGCATGAAGGAAATACACAAAATGCCTTAAATAGAATTTCACATGTAACTGGGGATGAGGTCACCATAAAGGAAGATGCTGAACTAGACGATTTAGGCCTATACCATCTTAAACAGACCGTCCTAAATGCTTCTTCTCAAAGAGATAAAAAGGAAAGGTCCTTATTTCAACACGGAAAACCCCTTTTTACCTACCTTTTTATCTTTTTACACTTAGTAATGTTTTATTTACTGGAGACAAATGGAGGAAGCCAAAATCCAGAGACATTGGTAAAGTACGGTGCTAAATATAACCCAGCCATCCTGGAAGGGGAGTGGTGGCGTTTCTTTACCCCGATAGTCCTCCATATTGGGTTTTTGCATCTATTGCTCAATACAATGGCCATATTTTACCTGGGTGCTGCTGTTGAGAGAATATATGGAAACATCCGTTTCTTAGGGATTTATTTGTTTGCCGGATTTGCCGGTTCATTAGCTAGTTTCGTATTCACCTCATCGCTATCTGCAGGTGCTTCCGGCGCAATTTTTGGTTGCTTTGGTGCGCTCCTGTTTGTTGGAATCATCCATCCAAAATTGTTCTTCCGCACAATGGGTACGAACATACTGGTATTGATAGGAATAAATTTAGCTATCGGATTTACCATCCCAGGCATTGATAATGCCGGGCATATTGGCGGGTTGATTGGTGGCTTCTTAGCATCAGCTGTGGTGCATTTACCGAACCATAAAAAATTCGTCCAAAGAATACTTGGATTAGCAGTAGCCGCTGTATTAACATACTTTTTGCTGCAAGAAGGTTACAATGGAGAGAATCCAACTGCCCAAATTAAACAAGCGGAAACGTTAGTTCAGCAAGAACAATATGAAGAAGCATATAATCTTCTTATTAATCTTGAAGATAGGGACGAAGAATTTCCAGAGGTCCTTTTCTATCTTTCCTATATTGATATCCAAGAAGGCAAAATAGAGGATGCGAAAAATCGGTTAGAAAGACTTACTACTCTACAGCCAAGTTTTCATGAAGCACACTATAACTTAGCATTAGTCTATCTAGAGTTGAATGAAACCGAAAAGGCATCAAGTTCCATAGATAAAGCTATAGAACTTGATTCTACTGTAGAAGCCTATAATAACTTACGCACAGAAATAGAGGGGTTAGAATAA
- the rpmG gene encoding 50S ribosomal protein L33 has product MRVNVTLACTETGDRNYITTKNKRNNPDRLELKKYSPRLKKVTVHRETK; this is encoded by the coding sequence ATGCGCGTAAACGTAACTTTAGCTTGTACTGAAACTGGTGATCGTAACTATATCACTACTAAAAATAAACGTAACAACCCAGATCGTCTTGAGCTTAAAAAATACAGCCCAAGATTGAAAAAAGTAACTGTACACCGTGAAACAAAATAA
- a CDS encoding glycosyltransferase family 4 protein has product MSSIESNKEFIRLILNHDGVLKAEWVVHQWRKDFVKSYQSLEEEGLVIRLIGWKGSSQVSRNDVFFLDIITEMNDGSISLPEISGYYSIRAEIGIGKADGFFPFFQSNRLKVEGTNKHERSKTGAVWTPINMIGKWPELAAGYTYYEKPSPVLQKARQLNSGTFQETVTSDVFYSVHSSHNLLLHEEIKHKYHIVMLSWEFPPAVIGGLGQHVWQLSRQLAKAGHDVSVVTPHSLGAPETETVEGIKVYRAKEVDISYDDFHLFVAQTNMNLVERVRNISSHNMVTIIHAHDWLVGFAARALQNSMKLPIVSTIHALEEGRSNLESPMQIQTAKWEELLIQHSDVLIVCSMYMKKEVEKRISGEKKVYIIPNGVDLSDEESSSVQDFINRRSFSHLVLFLGRMVPEKGITTLIDAAKKIHETYPECLFILAGKGPYLSDYKALVRKEGLEKHMLFIGYVNEREKATLLKRCDMLVVPSSYEPFGIVAIEGMAAGKPVIAARTGGLSSIINDGETGILFEPENVSNLSEKISTLIEDPTLCEKLGEKASNEVKQKYNWEDVREQTEAVYETTVTTSSVQ; this is encoded by the coding sequence ATGAGCAGCATCGAGTCAAATAAGGAATTTATTAGGTTAATTTTAAACCATGACGGAGTTCTGAAAGCAGAGTGGGTTGTGCACCAATGGAGGAAGGATTTTGTTAAGTCCTATCAGTCATTAGAGGAGGAAGGACTGGTTATCAGACTGATAGGTTGGAAAGGAAGCTCACAGGTTAGTAGAAATGATGTCTTCTTTTTGGATATAATAACTGAAATGAATGATGGCAGCATTTCACTTCCAGAAATCAGCGGATACTATTCTATTCGGGCGGAAATTGGTATAGGAAAAGCGGACGGATTTTTTCCTTTTTTTCAAAGCAACAGGCTGAAAGTAGAGGGCACTAACAAGCACGAGCGCTCAAAAACTGGAGCTGTATGGACACCGATAAACATGATTGGTAAGTGGCCAGAGTTGGCTGCCGGCTATACCTATTATGAAAAACCCTCACCTGTACTTCAAAAAGCACGTCAGTTAAATTCTGGAACATTTCAGGAAACTGTTACTTCTGATGTATTCTATTCTGTTCATTCATCACATAATCTTTTGTTACATGAAGAAATAAAACATAAATATCATATTGTCATGTTGTCTTGGGAGTTCCCTCCTGCGGTTATAGGCGGCCTTGGGCAGCACGTATGGCAATTATCAAGACAGTTGGCTAAAGCCGGCCACGATGTGTCGGTTGTGACCCCGCATAGTCTTGGAGCACCAGAGACGGAAACAGTGGAAGGGATAAAAGTTTACAGGGCCAAAGAAGTAGATATCTCATATGATGATTTTCATCTATTTGTCGCCCAAACCAATATGAATTTGGTAGAACGAGTGCGAAACATATCTAGTCACAATATGGTTACTATCATACACGCCCATGATTGGCTTGTTGGATTTGCTGCAAGGGCTCTGCAAAATAGTATGAAGCTTCCTATAGTATCAACGATTCATGCGCTTGAAGAAGGTAGAAGCAATCTTGAATCCCCAATGCAGATTCAAACTGCTAAATGGGAAGAGTTGCTGATTCAGCATTCCGACGTATTAATTGTTTGTAGCATGTATATGAAGAAGGAAGTGGAGAAAAGGATTAGCGGTGAAAAGAAAGTATATATTATCCCTAATGGGGTTGATCTTTCAGATGAAGAAAGTAGCAGTGTGCAGGACTTTATAAACCGGAGATCATTTTCTCACCTTGTTCTTTTTTTGGGAAGAATGGTACCTGAAAAAGGAATAACCACTCTGATAGATGCTGCAAAAAAAATACATGAAACGTACCCTGAATGTCTTTTTATACTAGCTGGAAAAGGTCCTTATTTGTCTGACTATAAAGCATTAGTTAGGAAAGAAGGGCTGGAGAAACACATGCTGTTCATCGGTTATGTAAATGAACGTGAAAAAGCAACATTACTAAAGCGATGCGACATGCTTGTTGTACCGAGCAGTTATGAGCCATTTGGAATTGTGGCCATAGAAGGAATGGCAGCGGGTAAACCTGTTATAGCTGCTAGGACTGGGGGGCTTTCTTCTATCATTAATGACGGAGAAACCGGTATTTTGTTTGAACCAGAGAATGTCTCGAATTTGAGTGAGAAGATATCTACTTTGATTGAGGACCCAACCTTATGTGAAAAGCTTGGGGAAAAGGCATCGAATGAAGTGAAGCAAAAATATAACTGGGAAGATGTAAGAGAGCAGACAGAGGCGGTTTATGAGACAACAGTTACTACTTCTTCCGTCCAGTAG